The following is a genomic window from Parabacteroides johnsonii DSM 18315.
TCGGAGCCAGCGCACTGAACACCAACACCATAAACAGGACGGAAGTGAACGCCAGACTGAATAACGTCGTCGCATACACCCGCATCGGGAGCTTGATCTCTTTCTTGTTCATAAACCGGAAAAAGCCAGTCTCCATCCCATACGTCAAGATCACCATCAACAAGGCTGTCCAAGCATACAGATTCGTCACAATCCCGAAATCGCTTTCGGTAGCCAGTACACGCGTGTACATCGGCACCAGCATCCAGTTCAGGAACTTCCCGACAATACTGCTGACGCCATAAATTGCGGTCTCTCCTGCGAGCCGCTTCATTCCTCCTGCCATAATTTAAAACAATTGACAATTGATAATTGGTAATTGACAATTAATGGTTTGACTAAAATAGTGAGCTTTGTATTCCGTCGGGGCGAAGCCGTCCCAGATGGGTATAAGCCAACTCCGTCACCTCGCGACCGCGGGGCGTACGTTTGATAAAACCCTCTTTAATAAGGAAAGGCTCATAAACTTCTTCCAGCGTTCCGGGGTCTTCTCCCAGCGCAGTCGCGATAGTCGTCAGCCCTACCGGTCCACCATTAAACTTGTCGATGATAGTCGTCAGCAACTTATTGTCGATCTGATCCAGACCGTACCGGTCGATGTTCAATGCCTCCAGTGCATAGCAGGAAATCGCCTTGTCGATCTCGCCTGACCCTTTCACCTGTGCAAAATCACGCACACGACGTAGCAATGCATTCGCTATACGGGGGGTACCACGACTACGGGAAGCGATCTCGCGTGCTGCACTCAGCTCGCATTTCACATTCAGGATATCGGCACTACGCAACACGATCTTCGTCAGCGTCTCCATCTCGTAATATTCGAGGTGCATATTGATCCCGAAACGTGCCCTGAGCGGACTTGTCAGCAAACCACTGCGAGTCGTCGCTCCCACCAATGTAAACGGAGCCAGGTCGATCTGGATGGAACGGGCACTCGGCCCTTTATCGATCATGATATCGATCCGGTAATCTTCCATCGCCGAATACAGGTATTCCTCCACAATCGGGCTCAACCGGTGGATCTCGTCGATAAAAAGGACATCATTCTTTTCCAGCGAAGTCAACACTCCCGCCAGATCGCCCGGTTTATCCAGTACCGGCCCTGAAGTCACCTTGAAGCCGACTCCCAATTCATTCGCTATAATATTGGATAATGTAGTCTTTCCCAATCCGGGAGGCCCATGCAACAGCACATGATCGAGTGCCTCCTTACGCATCCGGGCTGCCATCACGAAAATCTTCAGGTTCTCGACTACTTTGGCCTGTCCGCTGAAGTCATGAAACGAAAGCGGGCGAAGCGCATTCTCATACTCTCGCTCGCTCTCCGGAACACGTGCATCCCTTATATCAAATTCATCTTCCATATTCTTATTGCTTTGACAGGCAAAGATAATAAGAATTACCGGGTTCTGAACTTGTATCACCGGAATATCGGGACAAAGATAGAAACTTGCAGATCACGTGTCCGTCCCGATTTCATATAAGGGACTCCTTTCATTACATTGCAAGTGCCATGTTTGTATGTCAGGGCCAGATCGAAGTATTTGAAAGTATAAGCGGCTTTGACAACGACCGGGACGTCAAAGGCTGATTTGATTGTATTCCCAATCATAATATGATCCTTAAAATGGAGAGTAGGCTCAACACCCGCTCCGACCTTCAGTCCTCCTATCAGGTTATAATTCAGAACACCGTCCAAAGC
Proteins encoded in this region:
- the ruvB gene encoding Holliday junction branch migration DNA helicase RuvB: MEDEFDIRDARVPESEREYENALRPLSFHDFSGQAKVVENLKIFVMAARMRKEALDHVLLHGPPGLGKTTLSNIIANELGVGFKVTSGPVLDKPGDLAGVLTSLEKNDVLFIDEIHRLSPIVEEYLYSAMEDYRIDIMIDKGPSARSIQIDLAPFTLVGATTRSGLLTSPLRARFGINMHLEYYEMETLTKIVLRSADILNVKCELSAAREIASRSRGTPRIANALLRRVRDFAQVKGSGEIDKAISCYALEALNIDRYGLDQIDNKLLTTIIDKFNGGPVGLTTIATALGEDPGTLEEVYEPFLIKEGFIKRTPRGREVTELAYTHLGRLRPDGIQSSLF